The DNA window ATTCGCATAACGCCCAGAAAACGAAATTTAGGAAAAAGTATCTGTATCAGCCGCTGGACCTGTTCAAGAAAAGAACTGATGTTGAGTATTCGTTTTATCAGGATATGAGCACAATGACAGCCGGTGCGTAAACCAATTCCGCCACGCCACGCAATTTCACGCGCTATAAAATCAGGTCTTCTCCCTTTGAGGGCAAAAGCAATCACCCCCAGTTTGTCAGTAAATGCAGGAGACTCCTGATTCTGAACGCCATAAATTGTCATTCCTTTGATCTCAGACAGACCACGCAGTGCTTTCGCCGTCAGCAACTGTTCTTCCTGTTTTATAACATCCATACCTACCCGTTGTAAAAGCAGGAGCGATTTACCCATTGCCGCAATTCCTGCGGCATTATCTTCACCCGAAGAACGGATAAGTTCATACTCATCGGTGCTGAACCGAAGTTGTCCCTTTCGGCTTATAAGAACACCACAACCAAAGGGAGCATAAACCTTATGTGCAGAAAAAACCAGAATATCAATACCGCTGATTTCCATGGTGATTTGCCGGTGGGCAACAAGTTGTGCTGCATCAACCAGCAGGCGCGCGCCATATTTATGCACGATGCGGCTAATCTCTTTCAGGTCGTTGCACACACCAAGCACATTGGACGCCCCGCTTACCGCAACAATTTCTATCCGCTGGTTTCCGTGTTCACCGGTTTGATTATATGCGTTCAGAATACCTTCCAGTTCATTCATATCCATGAAACCATTCAAATCTGTCGGCATGCGGATAAGCGTGTGCCCCGGCAGCATGCGCCAGGGCAGTTCGTTTGAAGAGTGTTCTACAAGTGTATTAAGTATTACCGGTCGAATAGCCTCTTCATTTTTACGGTGCAACGCTTCTGAAGCAATATTGATCGCTTCGGTGGTATTTGAAGTGAAGAGAATGTCATAGCTTTCTTCTGGTGCACCGAGCATTCCGGCGCATATTGACCTTACCTCGCTGATTATCTCCTGCTGCACTCCGACAGGCTGGCGCCATGTTTGACGAACCGTGTTCCATACTGGTTTAAATGATGACGTGCTTGCACTGTTGTCGAAGTTGATGAACGGGCGGTTGCCCTCTACAGTCGGCACTTCAGTGTTACGACCAATCATAGTCATGTTGAGTTCTTTCAGAAGCTCAACGCCGGAGTAGCGCTCCAGTTCATCACGATGCAGTATTTCGAGTGCGGTCAGTTGCTTGCCTGCCTTGTTAAAAAAAATATCTGTTCCGTGCATTTGCACTAATTGCAGTGCTTTGGCAAAAGCAATTATATTAATAATTGCCGGCGTGCCGGCTTCAAATCTGTCAGGAGTATCTGCCCACATTACCCACTTTTTTGAAACAAGTTTGGTGGTACCTCCGCCGGTTTGGAACGGAACTCCTTTTGGAAGGGCGCTCTTTCTAACAGCCACTGCGTTTATTCCAAGAGACAGTCCGATATCGCAGCTTTTAATGATGAGATAACTCTCCGGGGTAATCATTTTTATGAGGGCGGATGCTCTCGCCGGGGTACAAAAAATAACAACACATTTATCCTCATTCAAACCCATGTATTCCATCACAATTTTTCGTGATTGCTCGTACAGGTAGGTGGTTGCTGCAGAGTAATGACCGCTGCCCCTGTGAACATTGGAATAGGTCTCTAACGCAGCATATACGCTTTGTTCCAAAGTCGCATACGGATCATTTTTTTGATTAATGATTGTTCTGTTTTTTTCTGTCACATCATTAACATCGTTCATAGCACGTGCATCATTTGTTTATCAAGTGGTTCAATACAACTATTTTAATAAAATCTCGGAAACGTCTTTGATTCCGGAAGATCAGGCCGCCAGATGTTTCAACGCTTCATAAACCAGAAATACCGGCCAAACAATTGCTTTTAAAAAACCTAAAACGCCCATCCAGAAACCTGTGGCTACCGAAATATAATAAATAGCGGCTCCAATAAAGCCCATTCCGTAAACCGCACCCGTTGATGCATTGTGATTCATGTTATTGCCCATAATGAATACCTCCGTTATTAATTGTTTAAGTTATCGCGTTTATATTTTGAAGAGATGTTGCTAACTGGAAATTATAATTGGATTGTCCTGAATTTTTTCTTTTCATCTTTACAGATAAGTTGGATTACCGACTTTCCCGACTGTGCCGATGGTGGCAATCCTCCACCGGGGAAG is part of the Bacteroidota bacterium genome and encodes:
- a CDS encoding aminotransferase class V-fold PLP-dependent enzyme yields the protein MNDVNDVTEKNRTIINQKNDPYATLEQSVYAALETYSNVHRGSGHYSAATTYLYEQSRKIVMEYMGLNEDKCVVIFCTPARASALIKMITPESYLIIKSCDIGLSLGINAVAVRKSALPKGVPFQTGGGTTKLVSKKWVMWADTPDRFEAGTPAIINIIAFAKALQLVQMHGTDIFFNKAGKQLTALEILHRDELERYSGVELLKELNMTMIGRNTEVPTVEGNRPFINFDNSASTSSFKPVWNTVRQTWRQPVGVQQEIISEVRSICAGMLGAPEESYDILFTSNTTEAINIASEALHRKNEEAIRPVILNTLVEHSSNELPWRMLPGHTLIRMPTDLNGFMDMNELEGILNAYNQTGEHGNQRIEIVAVSGASNVLGVCNDLKEISRIVHKYGARLLVDAAQLVAHRQITMEISGIDILVFSAHKVYAPFGCGVLISRKGQLRFSTDEYELIRSSGEDNAAGIAAMGKSLLLLQRVGMDVIKQEEQLLTAKALRGLSEIKGMTIYGVQNQESPAFTDKLGVIAFALKGRRPDFIAREIAWRGGIGLRTGCHCAHILIKRILNISSFLEQVQRLIQILFPKFRFLGVMRISLGAGNSEEDIDRLMKVLCDIAGAPTAAADGAPHSVTNKKKYTQATIRFELNRFAEGRRDLVFS